Proteins found in one Zea mays cultivar B73 chromosome 1, Zm-B73-REFERENCE-NAM-5.0, whole genome shotgun sequence genomic segment:
- the sbp17 gene encoding SBP-transcription factor 17, whose amino-acid sequence MEAARFGARSSHLYGSGLGELDLNRRESRVFGWDLNEWSWDSQRFTATPVPVEAANGSGLNSSPSSSEEAGEEMAKNGGLGGDTDKRKRAVVIDDDDDDETEDQDTVVNGGGSLSLIIGGSAAGAGAMENGDVNEDERNGKKIRVQGGGSSGPACQVEGCGADLTAAKDYHRRHKVCEMHAKATTAVVGNTVQRFCQQCSRFHLLQEFDEGKRSCRRRLAGHNKRRRKTRPDTASCGTASIEDKISNYLLLSLIGICANLNSDNVQHSNGQELLSTLLKNLGSVAKSLEPKELCKLLEAYQSLQNGSNAGTSGTANATEEAAGPSNSKLPFVNGSHCGHASSSVVPVQSKATIVVTPEPASCKLKDFDLNDTCNDMEGFEDGQEGSPTPAFKTADSPNCASWMQQDSTQSPPQTSGNSDSTSTQSLSSSNGDAQCRTDKIVFKLFDKVPSDLPPVLRSQILGWLSSSPTDIESHIRPGCIILTIYLRLVESAWQELSENMSLHLDKLLSSSTDNFWASGLVFVMVRRRLAFMLNGQIMLDRPLAPSSHHYCKILCVKPVAAPYSATINFRVEGSNLLSTSSRLICSFEGRCIFQEDTDSVAENDEYEDRAIECLSFCCSVPGPRGRGFIEVEDSGFSNGFFPFIIAEKDICFEVSELESIFESSSIEHADANDNAREQALEFLNELGWLLHRANRMSKENVTDTSVATFSMWRFRNLGVFAMEREWCAVIKMLLDFLFIGLVDVGSRSPEEVVLSENLLHAAVRRKSVNMVRFLLRYRPNKNSKGTAQTYLFRPDALGPSMITPLHIAAATSDAEDVLDVLTDDPGLIGISAWSNARDGTGFTPEDYARQRGNDAYLNLVQKKIDKHLGKGRVVLGVPSSICSVITDGVKPGDVSLEICMPMSASVPGCLLCSRKARVYPNSTSRTFLYRPAMLTVMGVAVVCVCVGILLHTFPRVYAAPTFRWELLERGPM is encoded by the exons ATGGAGGCCGCCAGGTTCGGCGCGCGGAGCAGCCACTTGTACGGCAGCGGGCTGGGCGAGCTTGATCTCAACAGGCGCGAGAGCAGGGTGTTTGGCTGGGATCTCAACGAGTGGAGCTGGGACAGTCAGCGGTTTACTGCCACGCCGGTGCCTGTTGAGGCGGCGAATGGCTCTGGACTGAACAGCTCGCCGTCATCGTCCGAGGAAGCCGGGGAAGAGATGGCTAAGAATGGTGGCTTGGGAGGTGATACTGACAAGAGGAAAAGGGCCGTGGTcattgacgacgacgacgatgatgaaacgGAGGATCAGGACACGGTCGTGAATGGTGGCGGGTCGCTCAGCCTGATAATAGGGGGTAGTGCTGCTGGTGCTGGAGCGATGGAGAACGGCGATGTAAATGAGGATGAGAGAAATGGAAAGAAGATCAGGGTGCAAGGAGGCGGCTCAAGTGGGCCGGCATGCCAGGTTGAGGGCTGCGGAGCAGATCTGACTGCAGCGAAGGATTATCACCGCCGGCACAAGGTCTGCGAGATGCATGCTAAGGCCACCACCGCCGTGGTCGGAAACACTGTCCAGAGGTTCTGCCAGCAATGCAGTAG ATTTCAccttcttcaagaatttgatgaaGGGAAGCGAAGTTGCCGTCGACGCTTAGCAGGCCACAATAAACGGAGGAGAAAAACCCGCCCTGATACTGCAAGTTGTGGGACTGCTTCAATTGAGGACAAAATCAGCAATTATCTACTGTTGAGCCTTATTGGAATCTGTGCTAATTTGAACT CTGATAATGTTCAGCATTCAAATGGCCAGGAGTTGCTATCCACTCTTTTGAAGAACCTAGGGTCTGTTGCCAAATCACTGGAGCCAAAAGAACTATGTAAACTCCTGGAGGCATACCAAAGCCTGCAAAATGGATCAAATGCTGGAACCTCTGGAACAGCTAATGCCACAGAAGAGGCTGCAGGGCCATCTAACTCTAAGTTGCCTTTCGTGAATGGTAGTCATTGTGGACATGCATCATCATCTGTTGTGCCAGTACAGTCGAAGGCTACCATAGTGGTAACTCCAG AGCCCGCATCATGCAAGCTTAAGGATTTTGATCTGAATGACACTTGCAATGATATGGAAGGCTTTGAGGATGGACAAGAAGGTTCACCTACACCTGCCTTTAAGACAGCTGACTCTCCTAATTGTGCATCATGGATGCAACAAGATTCTACTCAAAGTCCACCGCAGACTAGTGGCAACTCAGATTCAACATCAACACAATCATTGTCAAGCTCAAATGGAGACGCTCAG TGCCGAACTGATAAGATTGTCTTCAAGCTTTTTGACAAAGTTCCCAGTGATTTACCCCCAGTTTTGCGGTCACAG ATTCTTGGTTGGTTGTCAAGTAGCCCTACTGATATAGAGAGCCATATTAGACCTGGGTGTATTATTCTAACAATATATCTACGGTTAGTTGAGTCTGCATGGCAAGAG CTTTCTGAGAATATGAGCCTGCACCTGGATAAGCTTTTGAGTAGCTCCACTGACAACTTTTGGGCATCTGGCTTGGTATTTGTGATGGTTCGGCGTCGCTTAGCTTTTATGCTCAATG GTCAAATTATGTTGGACAGACCCCTGGCACCCAGTTCTCATCATTACTGCAAGATTTTATGTGTCAAACCTGTTGCTGCACCTTATTCTGCAACAATAAATTTCAGAGTCGAAGGATCTAATCTACTCAGTACTTCCTCAAG GCTAATTTGTTCATTTGAAGGACGTTGTATATTCCAGGAAGACACAGACTCTGTAGCAGAAAATGATGAGTATGAGGATAGGGCCATCGAATGCCTCAGTTTTTGTTGTTCCGTTCCTGGTCCAAGAGGAAGAGGATTTATAGAG GTTGAAGATAGTGGTTTTAGCAATGGCTTCTTCCCCTTCATAATTGCTGAGAAAGACATATGCTTTGAGGTTTCTGAGCTGGAGAGCATATTTGAGTCCTCCAGTATCGAACATGCAGATGCTAATGATAATGCCAGGGAACAAGCTCTGGAGTTTCTAAATGAGCTGGGTTGGCTTCTTCACAGAGCGAACAGAATGTCTAAAGAGAATGTAACTGATACATCTGTAGCTACCTTTAGCATGTGGAGATTCAGGAATCTTGGTGTATTTGCCATGGAGCGGGAGTGGTGTGCTGTGATCAAAATGCTGTTAGATTTCTTATTTATTGGCCTTGTCGATGTGGGATCCCGATCTCCAGAAGAGGTGGTGCTTTCAGAAAATTTGTTGCATGCTGCTGTACGGAGGAAGTCTGTTAACATGGTTAGATTTCTGCTGAGATACAGACCAAACAAAAACTCCAAGGGGACTGCACAGACATACTTATTTAGACCTGATGCTCTGGGCCCGTCAATGATTACCCCCCTCCATATAGCAGCTGCCACTAGTGATGCAGAGGATGTGTTGGATGTGCTGACCGATGATCCTGGACTG ATTGGAATTAGTGCTTGGAGCAATGCACGGGACGGAACAGGTTTTACCCCAGAAGATTATGCTCGGCAGAGAGGCAATGATGCTTACCTGAATCTGGTCCAAAAGAAGATTGATAAGCATCTTGGCAAAGGCCGTGTTGTCCTCGGTGTTCCGAGCAGTATATGCTCTGTAATAACTGATGGTGTTAAGCCTGGCGATGTTAGCCTCGAGATCTGCATGCCAATGTCTGCATCAGTGCCAGGTTGCCTCCTCTGCAGCCGTAAGGCACGGGTGTATCCGAATTCTACATCGAGGACCTTCCTTTACAGGCCAGCGATGTTGACTGTGATGGGAGTTGCTGTGGTCTGTGTCTGCGTGGGCATACTCCTCCATACCTTTCCCAGGGTTTATGCCGCGCCCACATTCAGATGGGAGTTGCTGGAGCGTGGACCCATGTAA